In Aspergillus fumigatus Af293 chromosome 2, whole genome shotgun sequence, a genomic segment contains:
- a CDS encoding putative PHD finger domain protein: protein MPPTLRSASRPPSNNSRQSTPLDAPVTSKRSSSFTEPARPSKRRRTGRNARVATEPPQDSLANNAEDISKSAATLGPNMKFPGDPPAWVEPPLRSPAPSYADTPWSAVSNAANPILATMRPLGSMPTAADLRKAGLKPTKPSKPITSLAKELLALQNDMSQNDEPMSQNEETPASLNPPTPASQSETPKLSQSEALQSPQNVNLQALPNGRIDAQTPQEAATPADKTHSEGSKPCSYEEIDALLALPVCNSVKLDLEKTRDAVKETLRMASDTNNSKVVKSLFNLWTKATQDPMVMSVVHGMCKKEILDRNANAFHDLIRAAWREIRKEDATDVSPAAAPPDMTRTQSGTTATSLSSALSPEAQTSAPTTVPTPIVAADATRSKLRSKGKQAKVNATKAANKDKSRQTRQSALPSSDLRKRVLEDDTEFSEEAIRAKRQRLRQPLPDIVPEESGIRSTLSYEQPGGALSPLPSSIDEAQIAPEAPLLNGREQSESAESSGAEDNRRLTPTFSREGSLDNSDLCRECGGRGQLLCCDGCVNSFHFSCLEPPLDPANPPEGDWFCPKCSVSRPIRKMVDKLDRLANKEFMLPASIRNHFAGVKTGSRPEDKNDRTRYTECSYNLVNGVGRGVCNGFYDDPNLRKITDSDGNLIICYACGRPSDGDKPILQCDFCHLNWHMDCLDPPMAKPPQQENKSDKRWRCPMHVEHEMYYYHWNDEGAYDARKIRRPARPRMIDIEILPSEEESERIENEEDVGGGILYRVSEKGVEAAFLAKVKRENAEFEYNKQQADKYFEEARAQRDELHARAVEFYAAQQPRPLPDAAEAIDNSRSAADREAAKNLLAFAAQNQTEPADDNSRITFLIDALRAQAPNDLPEAHTEIESLRNLQQLIERRIQALSSQTELEATTAQVSEAASSPIPNFAIEHGSNMDEPVEATSA, encoded by the exons ATGCCTCCGACTCTCCGCTCAGCATCTCGTCCCCCGTCCAACAATTCGCGCCAGTCAACTCCGCTAGATGCGCCTGTAACCAGTAAACGATCCTCGTCATTTACTGAACCTGCAAGACCGTCAAAACGTCGACGGACGGGCCGGAACGCTCGAGTCGCTACCGAGCCTCCTCAAGACAGCCTGGCCAACAACGCGGAGGATATATCAAAAAGTGCAGCGACCTTGGGCCCTAATATGAAATTTCCTGGAGATCCGCCGGCCTGGGTTGAACCTCCTTTGAGGAGCCCTGCACCGAGTTATGCGGATACGCCATGGTCAGCAGTCTCGAACGCGGCGAATCCCATTTTGGCAACTATGCGTCCTCTCGGTTCTATGCCAACCGCTGCGGACCTGCGCAAAGCAGGCCTGAAGCCCACGAAACCCTCCAAACCAATCACGTCGTTGGCTAAAGAACTCCTCGCGTTGCAAAACGATATGTCGCAGAACGATGAGCCTATGtctcagaatgaagaaaCCCCAGCATCGCTGAACCCGCCAACCCCAGCGTCGCAGAGCGAAACTCCCAAGTTGTCGCAGAGTGAAGCTCTTCAGTCACCACAGAACGTAAATCTCCAGGCTTTGCCGAACGGAAGAATTGATGCGCAGACGCCGCAAGAAGCCGCGACGCCGGCAGACAAAACTCATTCCGAGGGTTCTAAACCCTGCTCCTACGAAGAAATTGACGCGTTGCTGGCACTTCCCGTCTGCAATTCGGTGAAATTGGATTTAGAGAAAACCCGGGATGCCGTGAAAGAGACGTTGCGAATGGCTTCAGATACCAATAATAGCAAGGTCGTCAAAAGTCTTTTCAATCTCTGGACAAAGGCCACACAGGATCCGATGGTCATGTCTGTGGTTCATGGAATGtgcaagaaggagattctggatcGTAATGCCAACGCCTTCCATGACCTGATCCGTGCTGCTTGGCGAGAAATTCGGAAGGAGGACGCAACGGATGTCTCCCCTGCGGCTGCGCCGCCTGACATGACTCGAACTCAATCTGGCACCACTGCTACTTCGTTGTCGTCTGCTCTGTCACCTGAAGCTCAAACATCAGCTCCGACCACAGTGCCGACCCCCATTGTGGCGGCGGACGCAACTCGCTCGAAATTGCGTTCTAAAGGCAAGCAAGCGAAAGTCAATGCCACAAAAGCAGCCAATAAAGATAAATCGAGACAGACTCGCCAGTCCGCGTTGCCCTCGAGTGATCTACGTAAGCGAGTGTTGGAAGATGATACGGAGTTCTCCGAAGAGGCCATCCGTGCCAAACGTCAGCGCCTGCGGCAGCCTCTCCCCGATATTGTTCCTGAAGAAAGTGGCATTCGATCTACTCTATCCTATGAGCAGCCTGGTGGTGCTTTGTCGCCTTTACCCTCATCCATTGATGAAGCTCAGATCGCGCCCGAAGCGCCCTTGTTGAACGGCAGAGAACAATCAGAGTCTGCTGAAAGCAGTGGTGCCGAGGATAACCGGCGCCTGACCCCTACCTTTAG CAGGGAAGGATCATTGGACAACAGCGATCTCTGTCGGGAATGCGGTGGCCGAGGACAGTTGCTCTGTTGCGATGGCTGCGTGAACTCCTTCCACTTTTCATGCCTCGAACCCCCCTTGGATCCCGCCAATCCTCCGGAGGGAGATTGGTTCTGTCCCAAATGTTCCGTCTCACGGCCCATCCGTAAGATGGTGGATAAGCTTGACAGACTAGCGAACAAAGAGTTTATGCTACCCGCCAGTATCCGAAATCACTTCGCTGGGGTCAAAACTGGATCTCGACCTGAAGATAAAAATGATCGTACAAGGTACACCGAATGTTCTTACAATCTTGTCAACGGAGTCGGACGAGGAGTATGCAATGGTTTTTACGACGATCCAAACCTACGCAAGATCACGGACTCGGATGGGAATCTCATCATCTGTTACGCCTGCGGCCGCCCAAGCGACGGAGACAAACCTATCCTACAATGTGACTTTTGTCATTTGAATTGGCATATGGATTGTTTGGACCCTCCCATGGCCAAACCGCCCCAACAAGAGAACAAATCCGATAAACGTTGGCGCTGTCCGATGCACGTTGAACATGAGATGTATTATTACCACTGGAATGACGAGGGAGCCTATGACGCGCGAAAGATCCGTCGACCTGCGCGACCACGGATGATTGACATCGAGATTCTTCCCAGCGAAGAGGAATCGGAACGaattgaaaatgaagaagatgtaGGAGGAGGCATCCTTTACCGCGTCTCCGAAAAAGGGGTAGAAGCGGCTTTCCTTGCGAAAGTCAAACG GGAAAATGCCGAGTTTGAGTACAACAAGCAGCAAGCAGATAAGTACTTCGAAGAAGCTAGAGCGCAGCGCGATGAACTTCATGCACGAGCCGTCGAATTCTATGCCGCCCAGCAACCTCGTCCCTTGCCGGATGCCGCAGAAGCGATTGACAACTCGCGATCAGCAGCCGATCGTGAAGCTGCCAAGAATCTTCTTGCTTTCGCCGCTCAGAATCAGACAGAGCCTGCGGACGACAATTCTCGGATTACTTTCCTCATCGACGCGCTGCGAGCTCAGGCACCTAATGATCTCCCCGAAGCACATACTGAAATCGAATCTCTGCGtaacctgcagcagctgatTGAACGACGTATTCAAGCGTTGAGTTCTCAGACTGAGCTTGAAGCTACTACTGCCCAGGTCTCCGAGGCTGCTAGTTCGCCTATTCCAAATTTTGCGATCGAGCACGGCTCCAATATGGATGAGCCGGTCGAGGCAACTTCTGCTTAG
- a CDS encoding curved DNA-binding protein (42 kDa protein): protein MAENQAPEVDYTLNNPDTLTKYKTAAQISHKVLEAVTALCSEGAKIVEICQKGDELLEEELTKVYKGKKITKGIGHPTTVSPSSYVTPYTPLVSDAQEAETTLKAGEIVKIQLGAQIDGFGTIVCDMVVVADKESPKDVVTGREADLIHATHYANELLLRLMVPPGLLASGTEEEKKKAAAEKPPTQSQISALIEKVAKAYDCNVVENTTSWLFERNEIEGGKKIILAPGSGVKGEGVPDVGEVWGVEVGLSLGSGKVKTLPHRATLHRRTTTTYILKRPSSRQTLSEIVKKFGTFPFSLRQLEDEKSAKVGVVECVRGGVLRQYEPAGDADNAPVSRLLTTIAITKNGITRLAAPNPPDLSKFQTDKKIEDEEILKILERPLARNTGNKNKKKKKPTKDSKDEE, encoded by the exons ATGGCTGAGAACCAGGCTCCAGAGGTTG ACTACACCCTCAACAACCCCGACACATTGACCAAGTACAAGACTGCAGCGCAGATTTCCCACAAAGTTCTTGAGGCCGTTACAG CATTGTGCTCGGAGGGCGCCAAGATCGTTGAAATTTGCCAGAAGGGCGATGAGCTCCTCGAGGAAGAGCTCACCAAGGTctacaagggcaagaagatcactAAGG GTATCGGCCACCCGACAACTGTGTCCCCAAGCTCCTATGTGACGCCGTACACCCCCCTGGTGTCGGACGCTCAAGAGGCTGAGACCACCCTCAAGGCCGGCGAGATCGTCAAGATCCAACTCGGTGCTCAGATCGATGGATTTGGTACCATTGTTTGCGACATGGTTGTCGTTGCCGACAAGGAGTCGCCCAAGGATGTTGTGACTGGTCGCGAGGCTGACCTCATCCACGCTACCCACTACGCAAACGAGCTTCTGCTGAGACTCATGGTGCCCCCAGGTCTTCTGGCTAGCGGtaccgaggaggagaagaaaaaggccgCTGCCGAGAAGCCCCCTACCCAGAGCCAGATCTCCGCCCTCATCGAAAAGGTAGCCAAGGCTTATGACTGTAATGTCGTTGAGAACACTACCAGTTGGTTGTTTGAGCGCAACGAAATTGAAGgtgggaagaagatcatcctTGCCCCCGGCTCTGGCGTGAAGGGTGAGGGTGTTCCCGACGTTGGCGAAGTCTGGGGTGTTGAAGTTGGTCTCTCCCTTGGTTCCGGAAAGGTCAAGACCCTTCCTCACCGCGCTACCTTGCATCGCCGTACCACTACCACCTACATCCTTAAGAGACCCAGCTCCAGACAGACTCTGTCCGAGATCGTCAAGAAATTTGGCACATTCCCCTTCAGTTTGCGACAGCTGGAGGACGAGAAGTCTGCCAAGGTCGGTGTTGTGGAGTGTGTCCGTGGCGGTGTCTTGAGACAGTATGAGCCCGCTGGTGATGCCGATAACGCTCCTGTTTCCCGTCTGTTGACCACCATTG CCATCACGAAGAACGGTATCACCAGATTGGCCGCGCCTAACCCTCCTGATCTGTCCAAGTTCCAGAcggacaagaagatcgaggatgaggagatccTGAAGATTCTGGAGCGTCCTTTGGCCAGAAACACTGGCAataagaacaagaagaagaagaagcctaCTAAGGATtccaaggatgaggaatAG
- a CDS encoding endonuclease/exonuclease/phosphatase family protein, with product MKTTTELPLRILTHNIRYATSSPFKGELPWNDRKQPLLNELLFNTRNQDAFICLQEVLHNQLVDVLSGLKQPPSTIPKSASETQQWEYIGVGRDDGHKAGEYSPIFYQPSVWQLCHWESVWLSETPNKPSKGWDAASIRILTIGVFTHNITRHTVLVMNTHLDDQGSQSRFEAAKIILQKIDEYRSGKFGTLIAGVFLAGDFNSQETQEAYNVLTGSESSLVDTAKVVEPSQHYGNYYTWTGFGYEGEDPTRIDYILIGPGKNKLGSWIVNGYAVLANRFDSGVFLSDHRAVVADITLYN from the exons ATGAAGACAACTACCGAACTTCCACTGCGTATACTAACACACAATATCCGCTATGCAACCAGTTCCCCATTCAAGGGTGAGCTGCCCTGGAACGATCGCAAGCAGCCTCTCTTAAATGAACTGCTCTTCAATACGCGCAATCAGGATGCATTCATCTGCTTACAAGAAGTGCTCCATAATCAACTGGTCGATGTTCTATCCGGACTGAAACAACCTCCTTCTACTATTCCCAAAAGCGCCTCCGAGACACAACAATGGGAATACATCGGAGTCGGTCGAGACGACGGGCACAAAGCAGGAGAGTACTCGCCCATCTTCTATCAACCGTCTGTTTGGCAGCTGTGTCATTGGGAAAGTGTCTGGTTGTCGGAAACGCCGAACAAaccatccaaaggctggGATGCGGCGTCTATAAGGATTCTG ACCATCGGTGTCTTCACACACAACATAACTCGCCATACCGTCCTTGTGATGAATACACATCTAGACGACCAGGGATCTCAGTCACGCTTCGAGGCTGCCAAAATCATCCTTCAGAAGATCGATGAATACCGAAGCGGCAAATTTGGGACACTTATCGCAGGGGTATTCCTCGCAGGTGATTTTAATAGTCAAGAGACGCAAGAAGCCTATAATGTCTTGACAGGGTCGGAATCCTCCTTGGTCGACACAGCAAAGGTTGTGGAACCTAGCCAGCACTACGGCAATTATTATACATGGACAGGGTTCGGATATGAGGGAGAGGATCCCACGCGCATTGATTATATTTTAATCGGACCTGGGAAGAACAAACTTGGGTCCTGGATAGTCAACGGATACGCCGTGTTAGCGAACCGATTCGATTCTGGCGTGTTTCTGTCAGACCACAGGGCCGTTGTCGCAGACATCACCTTGTACAACTGA